A stretch of Oncorhynchus mykiss isolate Arlee chromosome 12, USDA_OmykA_1.1, whole genome shotgun sequence DNA encodes these proteins:
- the LOC110537523 gene encoding hexokinase-2: MSSTDTNAESDDPVPKGARLSRAVANLDTIPPDTLSEVEECLQPFRLSLEKLQDVSSRLRKDLIRGLGKHTHCRAPVKMLPTFVRATPDGREKGDFLALDLGGTNFRVLHVRVVEEMQKLLKMDSKICAIPQEIMLGTGEQLFDHIAACLAEFLESLELKDQTLPLGFTFSFPCEQKDIDKSLLIHWTKGFNCSGVVGEDVVRLLREAIHRRGDYDIGSVAMVNDTVGTMMSCGYRDQSCEIGMIIGTGTNACYMEEIKNVKRVEGEDGRMCINTEWGGFGDDGSLKDIQTEFDLVVDRDSLNPGVHVFEKMISGMYLGEIARLVLVKLARNKLLFGGDLSVALLTQDSFETRFISEIEEENTGLQKAQEILSKLDLPAGPVDCQIVRLVCDSLSTRSAQLCATALATIANRIRVNRGLDHLSTTVGVDGTVYKKHPNFSEKLQETVRILAPKCDITFLVSDDGSGKGAAMVTAVAQRLAMQSRILEDIDGEEEEEDEEN, from the exons ATGAGTTCCACAGATACCAATGCCGAGAGCGACGACCCTGTCCCCAAGGGGGCCAGACTGAGCCGGGCCGTCGCAAACCTGGACACCATCCCCCCAGACACCCTCAGTGAG GTAGAAGAGTGTCTGCAGCCTTTCCGTCTCTCTTTGGAGAAGCTGCAGGACGTGTCATCTCGCCTGAGGAAGGACCTGATCAGAGGGctgggcaaacacacacactgccgggCACCCGTCAAGATGCTGCCCACCTTTGTGAGGGCAACACCTGATGGGAGAG AGAAGGGGGACTTCTTGGCTCTAGACCTGGGCGGGACTAACTTCCGGGTGCTGCATGTCCGTGTGGTGGAGGAGATGCAGAAGCTCCTGAAGATGGACAGTAAGATCTGTGCCATCCCCCAGGAGATCATGCTGGGGACGggagaacag TTGTTTGACCACATCGCTGCATGCCTGGCTGAGTTCCTGGAGTCTCTGGAGCTGAAGGATCAGACTCTGCCTTTAGGCTTTACCTTCTCCTTCCCCTGCGAGCAGAAAGATATCGACAAG AGCCTCCTGATCCACTGGACCAAAGGCTTTAACTGTTCCGGAGTGGTAGGAGAGGACGTTGTGAGGTTACTGAGAGAAGCCATCCACAGGAGAGGG GATTATGACATTGGTTCCGTTGCCATGGTGAATGACACGGTGGGGACCATGATGAGCTGTGGATACAGGGACCAGAGCTGTGAAATTGGCATGATCATTG GGACGGGGACGAATGCATGTTACATGGAGGAGATCAAAAATGTGAAGAGAGTAGAGGGGGAAGACGGCCGCATGTGCATCAACACAGAGTGGGGGGGATTTGGAGACGACGGATccctaaaggacatccagactGAGTTTGACCTGGTGGTGGATCGAGACTCACTCAACCCAggcgtgcatgt CTTTGAGAAGATGATCAGTGGGATGTACCTGGGAGAGATAGCCAGGCTGGTGTTGGTGAAGCTGGCTCGGAACAAGCTACTGTTTGGAGGAGATCTATCAGTGGCCTTGCTCACACAGGACAGCTTTGAGACCAGATTCATCTCCGAGATAGAGGA GGAGAACACAGGACTGCAGAAGGCCCAGGAGATTCTGTCAAAGCTAGACCTGCCTGCCGGGCCTGTGGACTGTCAGATTGTGCGTCTGGTGTGTGACTCTCTCTCCACACGCTCGGCCCAGTTGTGTGCCACTGCCTTGGCAACCATTGCCAACCGTATCCGTGTCAACCGTGGACTGGACCATCTAAGCACCACAGTGGGGGTGGACGGCACAGTATACAAGAAACACCCCAA CTTCAGTGAGAAGCTCCAGGAGACTGTACGCATCCTGGCCCCCAAGTGTGATATCACTTTCCTCGTCTCCGACGACGGCAGCGGGAAGGGAGCTGCCATGGTAACGGCAGTGGCACAGAGGCTGGCCATGCAGTCCCGGATACTAGAGGACAtcgatggagaggaggaagaggaggatgaagaaaatTAA
- the LOC110537522 gene encoding AT-rich interactive domain-containing protein 5B, which translates to MEQNAIQWLGAPSYLRGSFAFYKSVSCGSGSAAQVWKLGEFYYVRCGPEEPVGIAEVMLLWEDQAQCHLLASSRLYFLPEDTPKGRTREHGEDEVLAVSKKIVVRVEDLVRWTCPEPQGWKGGSQKSSRTNGHHKPTPIITNGAPTPFKEKAESERLGVKVLSYPQYCRFRALQRRIQDEVGLGLQNPHLLALGGIRVAQHNTQVLYCRDTFNHPTLDSNTSVWTQLGCTSLSLKGRPRKRRGRPEGQKAMEPPALNQSESWIERMKENVMGSVEMHCEEGCLPHSDEQLFLDQLYCYMERCGSPISKVPNLGFKKIDLFVMYSVVKRLGGHERVTSQRLWKKVYNELGGCPGSTSAATCTRRHYERLMLPYEEHIHGRGAELKLPASTGPIRGRGRRPLVKKTATPTPPPTISPDGVVVVKRGRGRPPGKKNQAKLLASKASPVVLSPPAKPSLDLGSKPLQDPSLQSMSVFQGLNLANMPLTPELSPMSAPFLPLLPKREVKVANGDTQAPSPTLSPANLLSDLPRLHAAGSLGGFRPSKSPCPLDLFRSRLGLNSLDSPGLNTQDPASHQPSSFHLQAKAGSSETPVPNGDQPHLQSHHQCLGCGLDEAAQGGGNSSTSTREGRSSRPPLPPLRVLPLDLDCSLQVRQLMHTRLGLAQLHSFTKRLSEVLAQDLSGKPCLPITPPPEQALPLNLSKRSTTRRSASDTGSWMAAGDQENGDTTLPLAKRHRMESCEEAEDLSSPSRARAFLLELPCHTTSPDTNSPSPQLCLTKSGEGSGDTPLENQGRTSDSEPVIQVKVEEDWRESSFVEVEPVEDCSVRTEQERVEKEGGNIKMWENGKEEKMAVETVQMEDGIQQQSEEGEKAVVEGSKLERVEEEGKTINMEDAISERGLRTP; encoded by the exons ATGGAGCAGAATGCAATACAG tGGTTAGGTGCTCCCTCCTACCTGCGCGGCTCATTTGCCTTCTATAAGTCAGTGAGCTGTGGGTCCGGGTCCGCTGCTCAGGTCTGGAAACTGGGGGAGTTCTACTATGTACGCTGTGGCCCTGAAGAACCTGTGGGCATTGCTGAG GTGATGTTACTGTGGGAGGACCAGGCCCAGTGCCATCTGCTGGCCAGCTCCAGACTCTACTTCCTCCCTGAGGATACTCCCAAAGGCAGAACCAGAGAGCATGGCGAG GATGAGGTGTTGGCTGTCTCTAAGAAGATAGTGGTGCGGGTGGAGGATCTGGTGAGGTGGACCTGTCCGGAACCTCAAGGTTGGAAAGGAGGCAGCCAGAAGTCCAGCAGGACCAACGGTCATCACAAACCCACCCCTATCATTACCAACGGAGCCCCAACGCCATTCAAAGAGAAGGCTGAGAGTGAGCGTCTAGGGGTCAAGGTGCTCAGCTACCCCCAGTACTGCCGCTTCCGCGCCCTGCAGAGGCGCATCCAGGACGAGGTAGGGTTGGGACTCCAGAACCCCCATCTGCTGGCCCTGGGAGGGATCAGGGTGGCCCAACACAACACACAAGTCCTCTATTGCCGGGATACTTTCAACCACCCCACCCTGGACAGCAACACCAGTGTCTGGACACAGCTGG GATGCACCTCTCTTAGCTTGAAGGGGCGACCCCGCAAGAGGAGAGGCAGGCCAGAAGGCCAGAAAGCTATGGAGCCACCAGCCCTCAACCAATCAGAGTCCTGGATAGAGAGAATGAAG GAGAATGTGATGGGCAGTGTGGAGATGCACTGTGAGGAGGGCTGTCTCCCCCACTCTGATGAGCAGCTGTTCCTGGATCAACTCTACTGCTACATGGAGCGCTGCGGCTCACCCATCAGCAAGGTTCCCAACCTCGGCTTCAAGAAGA TTGACCTGTTTGTCATGTACTCTGTAGTCAAACGGCTGGGCGGCCATGAGAGG GTGACGTCCCAGCGTCTGTGGAAGAAAGTGTATAATGAACTAGGAGGATGCCCGGGCAGCACCAGCGCAGCCACCTGCACACGGAGGCACTATGAGAG GCTGATGCTTCCCTATGAGGAGCACATACATGGAAGAGGAGCAGAACTCAAACTCCCAGCATCCACTGGGCCTATCCGGGGCAGGGGGAGGAGACCGCTGGTGAAGAAGACTGcaacccccacccctcctcca acTATTTCTCCAGACGGTGTGGTGGTAGTGAAGAGGGGCAGGGGCAGACCTCCAGGCAAAAAGAACCAGGCCAAACTTCTAGCCTCCAAGGCCAGTCCAGTGGTCCTGTctcccccagccaaacccagccTGGACCTAGGGTCCAAACCCCTGCAGGACCCCTCTCTCCAGTCCATGTCTGTGTTCCAGGGGCTAAACCTGGCCAACATGCCACTAACCCCAGAACTGTCCCCCATGTCtgcccccttcctccccctcctgccCAAGAGGGAGGTAAAGGTGGCGAACGGGGATACTCAAGCACCATCACCCACTCTGTCTCCTGCAAATCTCCTGTCTGATCTCCCCAGGCTCCACGCAGCGGGCTCCCTAGGAGGGTTCAGGCCCTCTAAAAGCCCCTGTCCCCTGGATCTCTTTAGGAGCCGACTGGGCCTCAATAGCTTAGACAGCCCTGGTCTAAACACCCAGGACCCTGCCTCCCACCAGCCCTCAAGCTTCCACCTCCAGGCCAAGGCAGGGAGCTCAGAAACCCCCGTTCCCAATGGGGACCAGCCCCATCTGCAGTCTCACCACCAGTGTTTGGGGTGTGGGCTTGATGAGGCAGCCCAGGGGGGGGGGAACAGCAGTACTAGCACCAGGGAGGGCCGTAGCAGCAGGcctcccctgccccctctccGGGTCCTACCCCTGGATCTGGACTGCAGCCTGCAGGTGCGCCAGCTGATGCATACACGGCTGGGCTTGGCCCAGCTTCACTCCTTCACCAAGCGGCTGTCGGAGGTCTTAGCCCAGGACCTGAGTGGCAAGCCCTGTCTACCCATCACCCCTCCCCCAGAGCAGGCCCTACCGCTCAACCTCAGCAAGCGCTCCACCACCAGAAGATCTGCCTCTGATACTGGCTCCTGGATGGCTGCAGGGGATCAGGAAAATGGTGACACCACACTCCCCTTAGCTAAAAGGCATAGAATGGAGTCGTGCGAGGAGGCTGAGGACCTGAGCTCACCCAGCAGGGCAAGGGCTTTCCTCCTGGAGCTGCCTTGTCACACCACCAGCCCAGACACCAATTCTCCATCTCCCCAGCTCTGCCTCACCAAGTCTGGGGAAGGTTCTGGAGACACCCCTCTGGAGAACCAGGGCAGGACGTCTGACTCTGAGCCAGTAATCCAGGTGAAGGTGgaagaggactggagggagagcaGCTTTGTGGAGGTGGAGCCTGTGGAAGACTGCTCTGTaagaacagaacaggagagggtggagaaagagggaggaaataTAAAGATGTGGGAGAATGGGAAAGAAGAGAAGATGGCAGTTGAAACTGTTCAAATGGAGGATGGTATACAACAGCAATCGGAGGAGGGAGAAAAGGCAGTAGTGGAGGGGAGTAAACTGGAGAGGGTAGAAGAAGAGGGTAAAACCATAAATATGGAGGATGCTATATCAGAGAGGGGACTGAGGACTCCTTAG